The Halomonas denitrificans DNA window GTCGTCGACTGCGAGGGCTGCGGCGGCCGCCTGAAGCCCGACGTGGTGTTCTTCGGCGAGACCGTACCGGCCGAGCGCTTCGCGGCGGTCAGGACACGCCTCGCCTCGGCGGGCGGCCTGCTGGTGGCCGGGTCGTCGCTGGTCGTCGGCTCGGGGTTCCGGATCGTGCGCGAGGCGGTGCGCCGGGGCTTGCCCGTGGCCGCGGTCACCCGAGGCCGGACACGCGCCGACGCGCTGCTGGAATTCAATGTCCGGGATGACTGCGGGACGGCACTGACCCGAACCCTGGACCGGCTCGACTCGCCTTGAGCTCGAGCCGCGGCAGCGGACCTCAGACGTCGCGCTCGAAGTCCTCGAGCTCGGTCTTCAGCCAGGCCCGGGCGCGGGTCAGGTCCCGGCTCACGGTGCGTCCCGACAGGTCCAGCATCTCGGCGATCTCGTCGATCGCGAAGCCGGCGAAGTAGCGCGCGGAAACGATCTCGGCCATGCGCGGGTTGCTCTGTTGCATCTGGTCCAGGATGCGTTCCATCGCCAGCACCAGGTCGCGATCGGCCACGTCGTGATCGGCCACCCGATCGTCCTCGAGTTCGACCGGCGCCTGGCCGCTGCCGCGCTTCTGCGAGTTGGCCCGCCGGGCGTAGTCGAAGATCAGCTGGCGCATCACCATCGCGGCGAGGCGCCGCAGGTGCGCCCGGTTCTCGATCTCCCCGGACGAGTGCTCCTTGAGCTTGATGAACGCTTCGTGGACCAGCGCCGTGGTCTGCATGGTCATGCTCGACGCGTACTGCCGCCGCTGGTTGTGGCCGATCCGCTTCAGGTCGTCGTAGACCAGCGGCACGACCTGGTCGAACAGGTCCGGTGCGCTCCGGATCTTCTGAAGCAGCTGGGTGACCT harbors:
- a CDS encoding sigma-70 family RNA polymerase sigma factor, whose amino-acid sequence is MGKSAIDARDNRNRDASGEASDEGSGDPFEPLPEHEVTQLLQKIRSAPDLFDQVVPLVYDDLKRIGHNQRRQYASSMTMQTTALVHEAFIKLKEHSSGEIENRAHLRRLAAMVMRQLIFDYARRANSQKRGSGQAPVELEDDRVADHDVADRDLVLAMERILDQMQQSNPRMAEIVSARYFAGFAIDEIAEMLDLSGRTVSRDLTRARAWLKTELEDFERDV